A region from the Vicia villosa cultivar HV-30 ecotype Madison, WI linkage group LG3, Vvil1.0, whole genome shotgun sequence genome encodes:
- the LOC131661821 gene encoding protein INVOLVED IN DE NOVO 2-like produces the protein MENSNNLKRKHVVHTSESSENHIINDPSWLQSSDDIQTSQHHAHHHPLGWIGKAEKCFKKQISAKTTELGKNMDMQQNLEVELQQLKTSLNVLKNFEDDDEEEVDLESFNKVNALENELTEKEVLIEELEALNQVLMTKERDMNDELQNARKTLINGIEELSVPTNIAVKRMGELDSEPFLEAMKKKYKEEEAEVRAANLCSLWEFYMKDAEWYPFKLVTVGGKEREVIDDADKKLNGLKRSVGKAAYNAVVAALTELNEYNSSGRYVTSELWNNDEDRRATLQEGIQCLLDNSSNKCEKGKETMGRFVYKL, from the exons ATGGAGAacagtaataatttgaaaaggAAGCACGTTGTACACACTAGTGAAAGCAGTGAAAATCATATCATCAATGATCCATCTTGGTTGCAAAgttctgatgacattcaaacttcTCAACATCATGCACATCACCATCCTCTTGGATGGATTGGAAAAGCAGAAAAATGCTTCAAG aaacaaataagtgcaaaaactACTGAACTTGGAAAGAATATGGATATGCAACAAAATCTTGAAGTTGAGCTTCAACAACTCAAAACATCACTAAACGTGTTGAAGAactttgaagatgatgatgaggaggAGGTAGACTTAGAGTCTTTCAACAAAGTTAACGCTTTGGAGAATGAACTGACAGAAAAAGAAGTGTTGATTGAAGAACTTGAAGCTTTGAATCAAGTTTTAATGACTAAAGAGCGTGACATGAATGATGAGTTGCAGAATGCGCGAAAAACTTTAATCAAT GGCATTGAGGAGTTATCTGTTCCAACTAATATTGCTGTGAAGAGAATGGGAGAACTTGACAGCGAGCCGTTCCTTGAAGCTATGAAGAAGAAATATAAAGAGGAGGAAGCTGAAGTGAGGGCTGCGAACTTGTGTTCATTGTGGGAATTCTATATGAAAGATGCAGAATGGTATCCATTCAAATTAGTCACTGTTGGTGGCAAAGAAAGG GAAGTTATTGATGATGCGGATAAAAAGCTAAATGGGCTTAAGAGAAGCGTTGGTAAAGCGGCATATAACGCGGTGGTGGCAGCTCTAACAGAGTTAAATGAATACAACTCTAGTGGGCGATATGTAACCTCAGAATTATGGAACAATGATGAGGACAGAAGAGCAACTCTGCAAGAAGGAATACAATGTCTGTTAGACAACTCATCAAACAAATGCGAGAAgggaaaagaaacaatgggaAGGTTTGTATATAAGTTATAA